Proteins co-encoded in one Conger conger chromosome 4, fConCon1.1, whole genome shotgun sequence genomic window:
- the LOC133127077 gene encoding vitellogenin-like — MRAVVLALTLALVAGQQVKLTPGFGTSKTYVYKYEAVLLGGLPEAELARAGVKVSSKILISGVAQNTFLLKLMDPQIFEYSGIWPTDPFVPAAKLTEALAAQLLIPIKFEYANGLVGNVFAPAEVYATVLNIHRGILNILQLTIKKSQNVYELQEAGAQGICKTDYVISEDAKAERIYITKSKDLNNCHERIMKDIGVAYTETSAQSQQRGKNLRGAAAYNYIMKPTAAGALITEATVEELHQFTPFNEMTGAAQMEARQVMTFFEIQNAAVQPIQADYIPRGSLAYEFADEIIRTPIELIRISNAQTQIVEILTHLVANNIAAVHEDAPLKFLQLIQLLRVASYEDIDAIWNQFRAKPAFRRWILDTVPAIGTQAAVKFISEKFQDGEFTTAEAAQAMLAAMQLVKADKPTIKLAERLVFDSKIQTEPALRKIAMLGYGSMVFKFCAAQPSCPVDVIQPVLDIAAEAIAEVNVTEITLVLKVLGNAGHPASIKTIMKLLPGFGTAAAALPVSVHADAVMALRNVAKFERRQVQEVALQLFMDRDIHPEVRMVACVVLFETRPTMGLVAAIAEALQKETSLQVASFTYSHMKALTRSTAPELAPVAPACNVAVKIVRHKFDRLSYRFSKAFHLDAYSNNLMAGAAASAFLINDAATIFPRAVVAKLRAYFAGAAANVLEFGVRTEGIQEALLKTPAAAAATGAANRMNRMRHVLKALADWKVAPGKEPLGSMYIKLFGQEIAFLSINQAMIDQAMQYTTGSSGAHTMLRRVLNALQSGAAKQWAMPLLAAEVRRIFPTSAGVPMELSLYTAAVAAATANIKATLTPAPAETFHVADLLKTDIQLQAEITPSIAMHTFGVMGVNTAIIQAAVMAKAKVHTILPLKFAARINIAQGTYKFEALPVQVPDHIAAVRFETFAVARNVEDAAAARSTPMVPAALAAQLSKEKFTSKGAVSASRSSEILYPDMAAKAEPKLKGISATVQEAYCAMLSTFGFKACLEVASQNAAFMRNSPLYTLIGKHAVTVAIKPATAEEAIDKVLIEIQVGPKSASKIIKAITLKDEEETTEGKTVLLKLKKILDTGIKNRMRNVSSSSSSSSRSSSSRRALSLSKSSHSSSSSSSSSSASHHKKNSKSILSSSSSSSSSSSSSRSRSSSSSSSSSSRKRSGSKKVSTSVSRSVSSSSSSRSSRSSSSRMSRAEIYDYKFTKNHIHRHTSKAVSGVKVSSSSRTSSIGSRVSSSSRSSSSRLSSAASFQAIYRKNRNLGDAVPPAMAIVVRAVRADGKMQGYQIAAYKDTADARVQVIMAALAENENWKMCANGILLSRHKVMAKIGWGAECQEFAAVVKAETGLMGASPAARMKLDWTKIPKAFKHYAHKIAEYIPGAALMAGINQARTRNRAEQIKFTVAATSERTINFIMKTPRMTLYKLAVALPIALPFGAGVAARAHLTIPDRIAEMNGVQCSLANDILTTFNNRRYKNEMPISCYQVLAQDCTPELKFMVLMKKDPVSEQHHITVKLDDMDVDLYLSDSEVRMKINGKEVPPTSLPYEHPTGSIVIGQNGDGLSLYAASHGLHEVYFDKNTWKVRAADWMKGQTCGICGKADGEVRQEFRTPSGRLTKNALSFAHSWVLPVESCRDASQCHIKQESVKLEKQMILDGQETKCYSVEPVLRCVPGCSPQRTTPVTVGFHCIPTDSNVNRSDSLSSIGEKTVDLRETVDAHLACRCTKQCA, encoded by the exons ATGAGAGCAGTTGTTCTTGCCCTGACTCTAGCCCTTGTGG cGGGTCAACAGGTTAAGCTTA CACCAGGCTTTGGCACCAGTAAGACCTATGTGTACAagtatgaagcagtgcttcTGGGAGGTCTGCCAGAGGCTGAGCTGGCCAGGGCTGGGGTGAAAGTCAGCAGCAAGATTCTCATCAGTGGAGTTGCCCAAAATACCTTCCTGCTAAAG CTCATGGACCCTCAGATCTTTGAGTACAGTGGCATCTGGCCCACAGATCCATTTGTCCCAGCCGCAAAGCTCACAGAGGCCCTCGCTGCTCAGCTGCTTATTCCCATCAAGTTTGAGTATGCCAACGGTCTCGTAGGCAATGTGTTTGCACCTGCTGAAGTCTATGCAACAGTTCTGAATATCCACAGAGGTATCCTGAACATACTTCAGCTCACCATTAAAAAGTCCCAGAATGTGTATGAGCTGCAAGAG GCTGGTGCTCAAGGAATCTGCAAGACTGACTATGTGATCAGTGAAGATGCAAAGGCAGAGCGCATTTACATCACCAAGTCCAAAGATCTGAACAACTGCCATGAGAGAATAATGAAGGATATTGGTGTGGCATATACAGAGACAAGCGCCCAAAGTCAACAG AGGGGAAAGAACCTGAGGGGAGCTGCGGCTTACAACTATATCATGAAGCCAACTGCAGCTGGTGCTCTGATTACTGAGGCCACTGTTGAGGAGCTTCACCAGTTCACACCTTTCAATGAGATGACTGGAGCAGCCCAGATGGAGGCCAG GCAAGTCATGACGTTCTTTGaaatccagaatgctgcagttcAGCCTATCCAAGCAGACTACATACCTCGAGGGTCCTTGGCATATGAATTTGCAGATGAGATTATCCGGACACCCATTGAACTCATAAGGATCAGTAATGCACAGACTCAG ATTGTAGAAATCCTGACTCATCTTGTGGCAAACAACATCGCTGCAGTCCACGAGGATGCTCCCctgaagtttctgcagttgATCCAGCTTCTGCGTGTCGCCAGCTATGAGGATATTGATGCCATATGGAATCAATTCAGGGCTAAACCTGCTTTCAG ACGTTGGATCCTGGACACTGTCCCTGCCATTGGAACACAAGCTGCAGTGAAGTTCATCAGCGAGAAGTTCCAGGATGGAGAGTTTACCACAGCTGAGGCTGCTCAGGCAatgttggctgccatgcaactgGTTAAGGCTGACAAGCCAACCATCAAACTTGCAGAA AGGCTGGTATTCGACTCCAAGATTCAGACAGAGCCCGCACTGCGTAAAATTGCAATGCTTGGTTACGGCTCCATGGTTTTCAAGTTCTGTGCTGCACAGCCCAGCTGCCCAGTTGATGTCATACAG CCTGTCCTTGACATCGCTGCAGAGGCTATTGCTGAAGTCAATGTGACTGAGATCACCCTGGTTCTGAAAGTTCTGGGGAATGCTGGGCATCCTGCCAGTATCAAGACAATCATGAAGCTCCTGCCAGGATTTGGCACTGCAGCTGCTGCACTCCCAGTCAGTGTCCATGCTGATGCTGTGATGGCCCTGAGGAATGTTGCCAAATTTGAGCGTAGACAG GTCCAGGAAGTGGCTCTGCAGCTTTTCATGGACAGAGATATTCATCCAGAGGTACGCATGGtggcctgtgttgtgttgtttgagACCAGGCCAACCATGGGTCTGGTGGCAGCCATTGCTGAAGCTCTGCAGAAAGAAACCAGCCTGCAAGTGGCCAGCTTCACCTATTCTCATATGAAGGCCCTGACCAGGAGCACTGCCCCAGAATTGGCCCCAGT TGCTCCTGCTTGTAATGTTGCAGTGAAGATCGTGAGGCACAAATTTGACAGACTGAGCTACCGTTTCAGCAAAGCATTCCATCTTGATGCTTACAGCA atAACCTAATGGCTGGAGCTGCTGCCAGTGCTTTCCTTATCAATGACGCTGCCACCATTTTTCCCAGGGCTGTTGTGGCCAAATTGCGTGCCTACTTTGCTGGGGCAGCAGCTAATGTTCTGGAG TTTGGAGTTAGAACTGAAGGAATTCAGGAGGCTCTTCTGAAaacacctgctgctgctgctgctactggtGCTGCTAACAGGATGAACAGAATGAGGCATGTCTTGAAGGCT CTTGCAGACTGGAAAGTAGCACCAGGCAAAGAACCACTGGGCTCCATGTACATAAAACTGTTCGGCCAAGAAATTGCCTTCCTGAGCATCAACCAAGCCATGATTGATCAGGCAATGCAG TACACAACTGGATCTTCTGGAGCACATACGATGTTGAGGCGTGTGCTGAATGCACTGCAGTCTGGAGCTGCTAAGCAGTGGGCCATGCCCCTGCTGGCTGCTGAGGTGCGTCGCATCTTCCCAACTTCTGCTGGTGTTCCCATGGAACTGAGTCTGTacactgcagctgtagctgctGCTACTGCCAACA TCAAAGCAACtctcacacctgcacctgctgAAACCTTCCATGTTGCTGACCTGTTGAAGACTGATATTCAACTACAAGCTGAGATTACACCAAG CATTGCCATGCACACTTTCGGTGTTATGGGAGTGAATACTGCCATTATTCAGGCTGCAGTTATGGCCAAAGCTAAAGTGCATACAATCCTCCCTCTGAAGTTTGCTGCAAGAATTAACATTGCTCAAGGCACCTACAAGTTTGAAGCTTTGCCCGTTCAGGTTCCGGACCATATTGCAGCTGTACG CTTTGAGACCTTTGCTGTGGCAAGAAATGTGGaagatgctgctgctgctagaaGCACTCCAATGGTGCCTGCGGCTCTTGCAGCCCAGCTGTCCAAGGAGAAGTTTACATCTAAGGGGGCAGTGTCTGCG TCAAGGTCATCTGAAATCCTTTATCCTGATATGGCTGCTAAAGCTGAGCCAAAATTGAAGGGCATATCAGCGACGGTTCAAGAGGCATACTGTGCCATGCTGTCAACTTTTGGATTCAAAGCATGCCTTGAGGTTGCATCGCAGAATGCTGCATTCATGAGAAACAGCCCTCTTTACACACTGATTGGAAAGCATGCAGTTACTGTTGCCATTAAACCAG CAACTGCTGAAGAGGCCATCGACAAAGTGCTGATTGAAATCCAGGTTGGACCCAAGTCAGCATCAAAAATAATCAAAGCGATCACTCTGAAAgatgaggaggaaactacaGAGGGAAAGACTGTCCTGCTGAAGCTGAAAAAGATCCTGGATACTGGAATT AAGAaccgaatgagaaatgttagcagctcctcctcctccagctcacgTAGTTCCTCCAGCCGCCGTGCGCTAAGCCTCAGCAAGAGCAGCCATTCGTCTAGCTCCAGTTCCTCTTCTTCATCTGCTTCCCATCACAAGAAAAACAGCAAGAGCATCCtaagcagcagtagcagcagcagcagcagtagcagcagcagcaggagtcgcagtagcagcagcagcagcagcagcagcagcagaaagcGTAGTGGCTCCAAGAAGGTCAGCACCAGCGTCAGCCGTTCTGTCagttcctccagctcctccaggtcgTCCAGGTCCTCCAGCTCCCGCATGTCCCGG GCGGAAATCTACGACTACAAGTTCACCAAAAACCACATCCACCGG CACACCTCTAAAGCTGTCTCCGGGGTAAAGGTGTCCTCCAGTTCCAGAACCAGCAGCATTGGCAGTAGAGTCAGTAGCTCCAGTAGAAGCTCGAGCAGCAGGCTCAGCAGTGCTGCCAGCTTTCAGGCCATTTACAGAAAG AACCGAAACCTTGGAGATGCTGTGCCCCCTGCCATGGCCATTGTTGTTCGTGCTGTGAGGGCTGATGGAAAGATGCAGGGATACCAGATTGCAGCCTACAAGGATACTGCTGATGCTAGGGTGCAGGTCATTATGGCTGCTCttgctgaaaatgaaaactgGAAGATGTGTGCTAATGGAATCCTGCTGAGCAGACACAAAGTCATG GCCAAGATTGGCTGGGGAGCGGAATGCCAGGAATTTGCAGCGGTTGTCAAGGCAGAGACTGGTCTGATGGGTGCAAGCCCTGCAGCCCGCATGAAGCTGGACTGGACCAAGATTCCCAAAGCTTTTAAGCACTATGCTCACAA GATCGCTGAGTACATCCCTGGTGCTGCTCTCATGGCTGGAATAAATCAGGCCAGAACCAGAAACAGAGCGGAACAGATCAAATTCACTGTGGCTGCCACTTCTGAAAGGACCATCAATTTTATAATGAAAACACCAAGG ATGACCCTGTATAAATTGGCTGTGGCTCTTCCCATTGCCCTTCCATTTGGAGCTGGAGTTGCTGCTCGTGCACACCTGACCATTCCTGATAGAATCGCTGAAATGAATGGAG TGCAATGCAGCTTGGCCAATGATATCCTGACCACATTCAACAACAGAAGGTACAAGAATGAAATGCCCATCTCTTGCTACCAAGTGCTGGCCCAGGACTGCACCCCAGAGCTTAAGTTCATGGTTCTGATGAAGAAGGATCCAGTTTCTGAACAGCACCATATCACAGTGAAACTTGATGACAT GGATGTTGACCTCTACCTCAGTGACAGTGAAGTGCGGATGAAGATCAACGGCAAGGAAGTACCTCCCACCAGCCTACCTTATGAACATCCCACAG GTTCAATCGTCATTGGGCAGAATGGTGATGGACTGTCTCTCTATGCTGCCAGCCATGGCCTGCATGAAGTCTactttgataaaaatacatggAAG GTTAGAGCTGCTGATTGGATGAAGGGCCAGACTTGTGGAATCTGTGGAAAGGCTGATGGTGAAGTAAGACAAGAATTCCGCACTCCCAGCGGACGCCTGACCAAGAACGCTCTCAGCTTTGCCCATTCTTGGGTCCTTCCTGTAGAAAGCTGCCGTGACGCTAGCC AGTGCCACATAAAGCAGGAGTCAGTGAAGCTGGAGAAGCAGATGATCCTGGATGGACAGGAGACTAAATGCTACTCTGTTGAGCCTGTGCTCCGCTGTGTGCCTGGCTGCAGCCCTCAGAGGACCACCCCTGTCACTGTTGGCTTCCACTGCATCCCCACTG aTTCCAATGTGAACAGATCTGACAGCCTGAGCAGCATTGGTGAGAAGACTGTGGATCTTAGGGAAACAGTTGATGCCCATCTGGCCTGCCGCTGTACAAAACAGTGCGCCTAG